The genomic interval GGCCCGTCGGCAGAGTCAGGCCGGGCCGGGCGCGCCGACGTATTCGGGTTCGCGGTCGAGGGCCGGGTCGGCGGCGCGGGCGCGGATCGAGCCGAGGATCTCGGCGGCCCGGACGGCGGTGTTGGAGAGCAGCGAGGACGAGATGCCGTGGCTGTGTTCGGTGCCGCCCTGGAGGTAGATGCCGGCCCGGACCTCCGGGTCGGTCCGCAGCCGGTAGTCGCGGTCGACCAGGGCCCGCCCGGCGTCGTCCCGCAGGCACACCTGCGCCGCCTCACCGAGCAGGTCGAACGGGTCGACCGGGCGGTATCCGGTGGCGAAGACCACCACGTCGGCGTCGAGCACGGTCTTCTCGTTGCTGACCAGCGACTCCACCACCATCCGCACCCCGTCGGGGGTACGGACCGTCTCGACCGGCCGGGTCAGGTTGAGGATCCGGAGCCGCTCGACGCCGCGTACCTTCTCCTGGTAGACCCGCCGGTAGAGTTCGTCGATGAGTTCGGAGTCGACAACCGAGTAGTTGGTGTTGCCGTGGTAGGCGAGCATCATCTGCTTCACCTCCGGCGGCGCCGTGAAGTATTCGTGCACGGCCCCCGGGTCGAAGATCCGGTTGGCGAAGGAGCTGTCGTCGGCCGGGCTGTAGCCGTACCGGGAGAAGACCGCGCAGACCTCGGCGGCCGGGAACTCGCGGTGCAGGTGGTCGACGGCCTCGGCCGCGCTCTGCCCGGCACCGACCACGACGAACCGGGTCGGCTCCGACGGCACCAGGTTACGCAGGTTGGGCAGCAGGTCGCGGCTGTGCCAGACCCGGGTGTCCAGGGTGATCCCGGCCGGCAGGTACGGCCGCAGCCCCACCCCCAGCACCAGGTTGCGGGCCCGGTAGCTGACCGGGGCGGCGGAGCAGGGGCCGGCCTGGGCCAGCACCTCGAAGTGGTCGAGTTCGCCGTCCCGCCAGACCGGGCGTACGTCGACCACGTCGTGCCCGTACCGGACCATGTCGTCGACCTGTGCCGCCGCCCACTCCAGGTAGTCGTGGAACTCGACCCGGGACGGGAAGAGGTTCTTGTGGTTGATGAAGTCGATCAGCCGGTCCCGACTCTGCAGATAGCAGAGGAAGCTGAATCCGCTGGCCGGGTTGCGCAGCGTCACCAGGTCCTTCAGGAACGACACCTGCATGGTGGCGTCGTCGAGCAGCATTCCCCGGTGCCAGCCGAAGCTGGGCTGACGCTCCAGGAAGACGGCGCTGCCGATCCCGCCGGGGCCGGCGCTGGCCTCGCGGACGGCGATGGCCAGGGCGAGGTTCGACGGACCGAAGCCGATGCCGAGGAGATCGTGCACCTGGGAGTCGTCGCTGCGATTGGTTCGTGACATACCTGTCCCATCAGTCTGCCGGCCAATCGGCGGCGTGGTGGAGGACTGGATCCCGTGCGGACCCGGTGCGGCTGGCGCGGACGGTCGACCATCCGTGGCATTTAGGTTAGGCTAACCTACACCAAGGTCAAGAACAATATGGACCACCTGACCGGTACGACCGGGGCGAGACGAACCGAGGCGAAGAGGAGACCGTCGATGCGGGTTGTGATGTTCGGCTACCAGACCTGGGGGCATCGCACCCTACAGGCGCTGCTGGACTCCGAGCACGAGGTGACCCTGGTCGTCACGCATCCGAAGAGTGAACACGCGTACGAGAAGATCTGGGACGACTCCGTCGCCGAGTTGGCCGAGAAGCACGAGGTACCGGTGCTGCTGCGCAAGCGCCCCGGCGACCCCGAGCTGATGGAGCGGCTCCGGCAGGCCGCGCCCGACGTGATCGTGGCGACCAACTGGCGTACCTGGATCCCGCCGGAGATCTTCAACCTGCCGCCGTACGGGACGCTGAACGTGCACGACTCGCTGCTGCCCGCGTACGCCGGGTTCAGCCCGCTGATCTGGGCGCTGCTCAACGGCGAGCAGGAGGTCGGGGTCACCGCGCACCTGATGGACGAGACGCTCGACGCCGGCGACATCGTGCTGCAACGCGCTATACCGGTCGGCCCGACCGACACCACCACCGACCTGTTCCACCGCACGCTGGAGCTGTTCGGCCCGATCACCGTGGACGGACTGGCGCTGATCGCCTCCGGCCGCACCGACTGGACCCCGCAGGACCGGTCGAAGGCGAGCTTCTTCCACAAGCGCTCGATCGAGGAGAGCCGGATCGACTGGAACTGGCCGGCCGACGAGATCGAGCGGCTGGTCCGGGCGCAGTCCGACCCGTACCCGAACGCCTTCACCCACCACGACGGCGCGCGCCTGCGGATCCTGGCCGCCCGGGTCTCCGAGGGCCGCTACGGCGGCACGCCCGGCCGGATCTTCTACCGGGAGGGCGACGGCGTGGTCATCGTGGCCGGCGCCGACGCGCGCCGTGGGCACCGCCCCGGCCTGGCGATCACGCGGGTACGCACCGACGACGGCCGGGAACACGCCGCCGGCGACTACTTCCGGACCATGGGTGGCTATCTGACCCGCTACCCGGACGGCCGGCTCTAGAAAGCCGAGCCGCAGACCCCACCGCCGGTGGTGGTCGTCCTCGCGAGGCTGGTGCCCTCCGGCGAGGACGGCCACCACCGGGCCGGCGGAGGTGGCTACCGCACGCCCGCCTCGACGGTCAGGGTCCCGGCGGCGGCGTCGATGGTCGCCCGGGCACCCAGCGGGATGGTGAGCTGTCCGTCGCCGTGCCCGAGGCGGAGCCCGCCCAGCACCCATGCACCGATGCTATTGATCGTCCACAAGCGATCCCTGCACGTCGCCCCGCCACCCGCACCCGGGTTGCTTCACCGGCGACTCACCTGGACGCGGGACGACGACCCGTCCAGGTCAGTGCGGGTCGTCGAAGCCCTCGGTCGCCCGTTCGCGGCGCAGGTGTGCCAGCGCCCGCCGGCTCAGCTCGGTCTCCTCCCGCCTGAGCGCCTGGTACATGGTCGCGACCTTCTCGTACGGCTGGGCGGGCGGCAGCAGCGGAATCGCCGGATCCACGACCGCCTCGATCAGCGTCGGCCGGTCCGCCGACAGGGCCCGGTCCCAGGCGGCGTCGACCTCGGCCGGTGTGGTGACCCGGACGCCGTGCAGGCCCAGCAACTCGGCCCAGCCGGCGTACGG from Plantactinospora sp. BC1 carries:
- a CDS encoding lysine N(6)-hydroxylase/L-ornithine N(5)-oxygenase family protein produces the protein MSRTNRSDDSQVHDLLGIGFGPSNLALAIAVREASAGPGGIGSAVFLERQPSFGWHRGMLLDDATMQVSFLKDLVTLRNPASGFSFLCYLQSRDRLIDFINHKNLFPSRVEFHDYLEWAAAQVDDMVRYGHDVVDVRPVWRDGELDHFEVLAQAGPCSAAPVSYRARNLVLGVGLRPYLPAGITLDTRVWHSRDLLPNLRNLVPSEPTRFVVVGAGQSAAEAVDHLHREFPAAEVCAVFSRYGYSPADDSSFANRIFDPGAVHEYFTAPPEVKQMMLAYHGNTNYSVVDSELIDELYRRVYQEKVRGVERLRILNLTRPVETVRTPDGVRMVVESLVSNEKTVLDADVVVFATGYRPVDPFDLLGEAAQVCLRDDAGRALVDRDYRLRTDPEVRAGIYLQGGTEHSHGISSSLLSNTAVRAAEILGSIRARAADPALDREPEYVGAPGPA
- a CDS encoding methionyl-tRNA formyltransferase; this encodes MRVVMFGYQTWGHRTLQALLDSEHEVTLVVTHPKSEHAYEKIWDDSVAELAEKHEVPVLLRKRPGDPELMERLRQAAPDVIVATNWRTWIPPEIFNLPPYGTLNVHDSLLPAYAGFSPLIWALLNGEQEVGVTAHLMDETLDAGDIVLQRAIPVGPTDTTTDLFHRTLELFGPITVDGLALIASGRTDWTPQDRSKASFFHKRSIEESRIDWNWPADEIERLVRAQSDPYPNAFTHHDGARLRILAARVSEGRYGGTPGRIFYREGDGVVIVAGADARRGHRPGLAITRVRTDDGREHAAGDYFRTMGGYLTRYPDGRL